The following are from one region of the Paenibacillus bovis genome:
- a CDS encoding SDR family oxidoreductase, translated as MTILVTGATGKLGSKIVEKLLQTVPAGELAVSVRNPAKAEHLRALGVDVRHGDFDQPDTLDQAFAGVDRLLIISADGDNETRIRQHNDAVAAAARAKVGFIAYTSVTNAQESSLMLAPVHQATEQAILATGIPYSFLRNNWYLENELSTIQAVQAGAPWVTSAGSGKVGWATQEDYAAAAAAVLPTGHENTTYELSGPLLTQDELAAAVGTVLGKEVTVQHVDDDTYAEIMKSAGLPEFLLPMLVGIQQGIREGQLEIAHSDFEQLLGRPVTPVVEALRQLVAQ; from the coding sequence ATGACTATTCTAGTAACAGGCGCAACAGGTAAACTGGGTTCCAAAATCGTGGAGAAACTGCTGCAGACCGTTCCGGCCGGCGAACTCGCTGTGAGTGTACGCAACCCTGCCAAAGCCGAGCATCTGCGCGCGCTGGGTGTAGATGTGCGTCACGGTGATTTTGATCAACCGGATACACTGGATCAGGCTTTTGCCGGCGTGGATCGTCTGCTGATCATTTCCGCCGATGGAGATAATGAGACACGTATTCGTCAGCACAATGATGCAGTCGCAGCGGCAGCCCGCGCCAAGGTGGGCTTTATCGCTTATACGAGCGTAACCAATGCGCAGGAGAGCAGCCTGATGCTGGCACCTGTACATCAAGCGACAGAGCAGGCGATTCTGGCGACAGGTATTCCGTATTCTTTCCTGCGTAACAACTGGTATCTGGAAAATGAATTATCTACGATACAGGCTGTACAAGCAGGCGCTCCATGGGTCACATCGGCCGGTTCCGGCAAAGTAGGCTGGGCGACGCAGGAAGATTATGCAGCTGCAGCCGCCGCTGTACTGCCTACTGGACATGAGAATACCACATACGAATTGTCCGGTCCGCTGCTGACACAGGATGAGCTGGCTGCTGCTGTCGGCACGGTGCTGGGCAAGGAAGTTACGGTGCAGCATGTAGATGATGATACGTATGCAGAAATTATGAAAAGCGCCGGTCTGCCGGAATTCCTGCTACCGATGCTCGTAGGTATTCAGCAGGGTATCCGTGAAGGCCAGCTGGAGATTGCCCACAGTGACTTTGAACAGCTGCTGGGTCGTCCGGTCACTCCGGTAGTTGAAGCACTGCGTCAGCTTGTTGCACAGTAA